DNA sequence from the Ruminococcus albus 7 = DSM 20455 genome:
TAAGCCCTGGTTGACCGTCTCTGATCGCTTTCGGCTGATCGATCGTCAGGCCTTCAAGCAGCCATCTTGTCTGCTGAGGTGTCAGCAGTTTTGCCTCGGTTTCATTGCGAGGCCATTGAAACTGACCGTTGTCTAAGCGCTTGTACAACAAAAGAAATCCGTCTCGCTCCCACAGGAGACCTTTTATGCGGTCACGTCGTCTGCCGCAGAACAGAAAGAGAGCGCTGCTGAACGGATCGAGTCTGAGCTGCCCCTGTATTATCATGGCAAGTCCATCAATGGAACGGCGCAGATCGGTGTAACCGGTGACGAGGTAGACCTGCTGATTTGAAGAAAGATCGTTCAGCATAGGGCTTTCACCAGAGAGAGGAGAGTTTCGGGATCGATGTCTGACGGCAACGAGATCTGAAGATCATTTTTACCTATGTGGATCTCTGACTGACACTGCTGCTGCGGAATGTTGAGAGGAACTATGGCCGGAGCTTCAACGAACTGTTCACGGATCTTTTTCAGCCGGCAGTAGTAAGTGTTCGGCTTGATGCCGTTTTCTTCACACCACTGCTTTATGGTCAGGCCGCTTGCCTGCTGTGCTTTGATAAGTTCCGACCATTCCTGCAGGCGTACTGCCTGTCTGATCGTTGCGATCTCTGTTGTTTTATTCTGCATAATGATACCTCCCGTGTCCAACGGACTCTAATTTACTACATGGAGCTTTTTGAAGTTTTTTGGAATGTCCAATTTACTACATCAAGTTTCTTGGAGTTTATTATACATCATTGGACAACGGGAGGGAAGACGCGGGATATTTTACTCTTACTTTTGGATAATATTCAATTTACGTTACTAACCCATTATCAAAACGAATATCGCTTGAGTTAGTTTGTGAATTGTTATACATGGTTATCCCTTTAACACACCACAGATAATTTACAATGCTGTCCAAATAAACAGACCTCAAAACTCAGAAAATATAGTATAATAGTGACAGAAACCGAAGGGAGCTGTCGCTATGTCAAAAAGATTTCCGAAACCTGAGATCACACTTGATGGGATATACTCAAAGTTCGCAGATGAAAGCTTTTGCAAGGATTTTCTGCTTGATATCCGCTTTGAAAAGGGCTTTGCCTGCCCGTTTTGCGGTGGCTCTGAGTACCGCAGGATAAGGTCACGCCATCTGCTGCGCTGCAAGTTCTGTAAAGCTGATATATCCGCCACAAACGGAACTTTTATGCACAGAACACATATTCCGCTGAGGCTGTGGATAATCACCGCATTCCTCATTATGAGCAACAAATGCAGCGTTTCTGCTGTTACACTTATGAGAAATTTGGGAGTGACCTACAAGACTGCATGGTACATCCTTCACCGCATCAGAAAAGCTATGAAATGCCGTGAAAAACGCTATTTGCTGGACGGTATAGTTGAGCTTGACGACACCTATCTCGGTGCTCCGACTCACGGTAAAAAGCGCGGCAGAGGTACTGAAAAAGTCAAGATGATCGTAGCTTTATCGAAGAACGCAGCAGGAAATCCCGAGTACGTTAAAATGAGCGATGTGCCAAATTTAAAGGGCATAACTGTGGGTAGATTTGCCAGGGATAATATCCGCGCAGGCTCGAAGATCGAGAGTGATAATGCTCGAAGTTACAAGAAACCGCTGGCACAGAAATACTTCCATGTTTTTGAGACATATGATCCAACAAGCGGTCAGCTGAACTGGATGCATAAAGTTATATCAAACTTCAAAGCAATGATCATGGGAACTTACCACGGAAACGAAAAGATCCACACAGCGTTATATGCTGCCGAATACTGCTACAAATTCAACCGTCGTAAGCTGGGAAACAGTGCGTATTTAAGGCTTTTGGCTGCTTTGGTGCAGTGATCTTACTTGTGGTGTGTTAAGGGGATAACCATATTGTTATATAGTTAAATTTTCTCAACTTAGTAACTTCATATAGTAATTTGAAGTATTATACATATAATATGTCAATGATTAATATTGACTTTAATTGTCCCGCGTGGTAAAATTAAAGTGTATTGTTAATTTAATAATAGAATTAATCTACAGGAGGTAAAATGATGTTAAAGAAACATGAAAAGAATCTTAAACGCACGATTTCCAGTATCTTAGCTTTGATGATGACAGCAGGACTGTTGCCATCAAATGCTGTATTTGCTGAATCTAAGGCGAAACAGCACAGGACATATATAGGAGATGGATACACAGTTTATTGTGATGTCACTTCAATATGGGGCGATAGTAGCAATGTTAGTTTCACACTGACAAATACGAGTAATGAAACCATAAAAAACTGGGCGCTTTGTTTTGATAACGATGGAGATATCGATAATATATGGAATGGTGTGGTATTCGGTAAAGTTGATGAACTGACGATAATCAAGAATAATGAATATAATTATGAAGTCAAACCTAACGAAAGCGTTACTTTC
Encoded proteins:
- the tnpB gene encoding IS66 family insertion sequence element accessory protein TnpB (TnpB, as the term is used for proteins encoded by IS66 family insertion elements, is considered an accessory protein, since TnpC, encoded by a neighboring gene, is a DDE family transposase.), whose protein sequence is MLNDLSSNQQVYLVTGYTDLRRSIDGLAMIIQGQLRLDPFSSALFLFCGRRRDRIKGLLWERDGFLLLYKRLDNGQFQWPRNETEAKLLTPQQTRWLLEGLTIDQPKAIRDGQPGLIY
- a CDS encoding IS1595 family transposase, translated to MSKRFPKPEITLDGIYSKFADESFCKDFLLDIRFEKGFACPFCGGSEYRRIRSRHLLRCKFCKADISATNGTFMHRTHIPLRLWIITAFLIMSNKCSVSAVTLMRNLGVTYKTAWYILHRIRKAMKCREKRYLLDGIVELDDTYLGAPTHGKKRGRGTEKVKMIVALSKNAAGNPEYVKMSDVPNLKGITVGRFARDNIRAGSKIESDNARSYKKPLAQKYFHVFETYDPTSGQLNWMHKVISNFKAMIMGTYHGNEKIHTALYAAEYCYKFNRRKLGNSAYLRLLAALVQ
- the tnpA gene encoding IS66 family insertion sequence element accessory protein TnpA; translation: MQNKTTEIATIRQAVRLQEWSELIKAQQASGLTIKQWCEENGIKPNTYYCRLKKIREQFVEAPAIVPLNIPQQQCQSEIHIGKNDLQISLPSDIDPETLLSLVKALC